In Bradyrhizobium sp. 1(2017), one DNA window encodes the following:
- a CDS encoding site-specific integrase → MATFTQLASGNWRVQVRRKTRYVAETFRRRKDGEEWALEMERDIDRNGSSKPRVVRDVRTFGDLMDLHDEDMREVGKPPRRSKAAVMASLKTELGSVKLPALNRERLIEFGRKRAKQGAGPATFAIDLSFIRTIMTHAAAVRGVEVSAEEARLARVALSHLNLVGKSKERARRPTQGELDELIEYFETNRRQFIPMGRIVRYAVATTLRQEEICKPEWSLGDMKKRLVVIQDRKDPRNKEGNDQKVPLFNLTGYDAWEVVLQQRIVTRGHGRIFPHNYRSVSAAFTRACDELKIDDLHFHDLRHEGTSRLFEAGLPIEKVALVTGHKDWRQLQRYTNLKVEDLLKVQHAQQPSMEEFIETLAAS, encoded by the coding sequence GTGGCGACCTTCACTCAATTGGCATCTGGAAACTGGCGCGTCCAAGTCCGCCGCAAGACCCGTTATGTGGCCGAGACGTTCCGGCGACGCAAGGACGGCGAAGAATGGGCGCTCGAGATGGAGCGCGATATCGACCGCAACGGATCGTCCAAGCCACGCGTGGTCCGGGACGTTCGCACGTTTGGCGATCTGATGGACCTGCACGACGAAGACATGCGCGAGGTTGGAAAGCCCCCTCGCCGGTCAAAGGCTGCCGTGATGGCGTCGCTCAAGACTGAGCTCGGCAGTGTGAAGCTGCCCGCGCTCAATCGAGAGCGGTTGATCGAATTCGGAAGAAAGCGCGCCAAGCAGGGCGCTGGCCCCGCGACGTTCGCGATCGATTTGTCTTTCATCCGCACAATCATGACGCACGCCGCTGCTGTGCGCGGCGTCGAGGTTTCGGCCGAGGAAGCCCGCCTCGCACGCGTCGCGCTAAGTCACTTAAATCTGGTTGGAAAAAGCAAAGAGCGCGCCCGACGACCCACACAAGGCGAACTCGACGAACTAATCGAATACTTCGAGACGAACCGCCGGCAATTCATTCCGATGGGACGGATCGTCAGATATGCCGTGGCAACGACTTTGCGCCAGGAAGAGATCTGTAAACCCGAGTGGTCGCTGGGAGACATGAAAAAGCGACTAGTGGTTATCCAAGACAGAAAGGACCCGAGGAACAAGGAGGGAAATGATCAGAAAGTACCCCTGTTTAACCTAACGGGCTATGACGCGTGGGAGGTCGTGCTTCAGCAGCGAATTGTGACTCGAGGCCACGGGCGGATCTTTCCCCATAACTACAGATCCGTGAGTGCGGCATTCACCCGGGCGTGCGATGAGCTCAAGATCGATGACCTGCACTTTCACGACCTACGCCACGAGGGAACGAGCCGTTTGTTCGAAGCAGGACTTCCAATCGAAAAGGTAGCACTGGTCACCGGTCACAAGGATTGGCGACAACTCCAGCGCTACACCAATCTCAAGGTTGAAGATCTTCTTAAGGTGCAGCATGCGCAGCAGCCATCGATGGAAGAATTCATTGAGACGTTAGCTGCCTCCTAG
- a CDS encoding carbohydrate ABC transporter permease produces MRGRTHPVEAIAAWLLALVWLAPLAYAFWSALHPAAYATSFSLSAPWTLENFERAWKQAPFARYYLNTIVLVTLVLVGQLILSTLAAYAFARFKFRGSAIAFALVLLQLMIMPDVLIVENYRAVAKLGLLDTIPAIALPYLASAFGIFLLRQTFKSVPQELVEAARVEGAGPLGILWRVYVPLARPTYVAFGLVSVSYHWNNFLWPLIVTNSVEARPLTVGLAVFGAPETGVDWSVITAATVMTMAPLLIAFLLFQRQFVQSFMRAGIR; encoded by the coding sequence ATGAGAGGGCGGACGCACCCCGTCGAAGCGATCGCTGCGTGGCTGCTGGCGTTGGTCTGGCTCGCGCCGCTGGCCTATGCTTTCTGGAGCGCGTTGCATCCGGCGGCCTATGCGACGTCGTTCAGCCTCTCGGCGCCCTGGACTCTGGAGAACTTCGAGCGGGCCTGGAAGCAGGCGCCGTTCGCCCGCTACTATCTCAACACGATCGTTCTGGTGACGCTGGTCCTGGTCGGACAGCTCATCCTGTCGACGCTCGCGGCTTACGCTTTTGCGCGCTTCAAATTCCGGGGCAGCGCTATCGCCTTTGCACTGGTGCTGCTGCAGTTGATGATCATGCCCGACGTGCTGATCGTCGAGAATTACCGCGCAGTCGCCAAGCTCGGGCTATTGGACACGATCCCTGCGATCGCGCTGCCTTATCTTGCCAGCGCCTTCGGCATTTTTCTTCTGAGACAAACCTTCAAGAGCGTACCGCAGGAACTGGTCGAGGCCGCGCGCGTCGAAGGGGCAGGGCCGCTCGGGATTCTCTGGCGGGTCTATGTGCCGCTGGCGCGGCCGACTTATGTGGCGTTCGGCCTCGTCTCTGTCAGTTATCACTGGAACAATTTCCTCTGGCCGCTGATCGTCACCAATTCGGTGGAGGCGAGGCCACTCACCGTGGGCCTTGCGGTGTTCGGCGCGCCCGAGACCGGGGTGGACTGGTCGGTCATCACAGCGGCAACGGTAATGACCATGGCGCCGCTGCTGATCGCGTTTCTGCTGTTCCAACGGCAGTTCGTTCAATCCTTCATGCGCGCAGGTATTCGTTGA
- a CDS encoding amidase family protein, with translation MTERTLPFDLIVAPTTHVVGFPADRAAPDEGRLLDITTYTAMFNQTGQPAAVICGGFAENGLPVGVQFIGRRHEDFRVLHAAALCEATLALSMAWPM, from the coding sequence GTGACCGAACGGACGCTCCCATTCGATTTGATCGTCGCACCCACGACTCACGTCGTCGGCTTCCCGGCGGATCGAGCCGCCCCTGACGAAGGACGGCTGCTGGACATCACGACATACACCGCTATGTTCAATCAGACGGGGCAGCCCGCCGCTGTCATTTGCGGAGGCTTCGCCGAAAACGGCCTTCCCGTCGGCGTCCAATTCATCGGGCGGCGCCATGAAGATTTCCGAGTTCTGCATGCGGCCGCCCTGTGCGAAGCCACATTGGCTCTGTCAATGGCTTGGCCCATGTAA
- a CDS encoding TIGR02281 family clan AA aspartic protease: protein MIRFLLVVVMLAGTAGAVVAYGDPDQIARASHKVTHIFRGQTAGPAPAVHIPRGQGGEFALRAKINGVAAPMVIDTGATSVVLTWETAKAIGLPLEMLEYDVDLETAGGHTKAARLTLDRLAVGKLVEKSVPALVVQRGQMKTNLLGMSFLDRLESWGVRADTLMLTGYPELQRRSRRSRAAVD from the coding sequence ATGATCCGCTTCCTGCTCGTTGTCGTCATGCTCGCGGGCACCGCGGGCGCGGTGGTCGCCTATGGCGATCCCGACCAGATCGCGCGTGCCAGCCACAAGGTCACACACATCTTCCGCGGGCAGACTGCCGGCCCGGCCCCTGCCGTGCATATCCCGCGCGGCCAGGGCGGCGAGTTCGCACTGCGTGCCAAGATCAACGGCGTGGCGGCACCGATGGTGATCGATACCGGTGCGACCTCGGTGGTGCTGACCTGGGAAACCGCGAAGGCGATCGGGCTGCCGCTCGAGATGCTCGAATACGATGTCGACCTGGAGACCGCAGGCGGCCACACCAAGGCAGCCCGGCTCACGCTCGACCGTCTGGCCGTCGGCAAGCTGGTCGAGAAGTCGGTGCCGGCCCTCGTCGTGCAACGCGGCCAGATGAAGACCAATCTGCTCGGGATGAGCTTCCTCGACCGCCTGGAAAGCTGGGGCGTGCGCGCGGACACGCTGATGCTGACAGGATATCCGGAGCTGCAGCGCCGCTCCCGTCGCTCACGCGCGGCGGTCGACTAG
- a CDS encoding sensor histidine kinase, translating to MSNPAEKPEVVQLPAEPVSAPSASSRRAAAQRVREARDKLTSTSGTRPAFDAEMLRQYAQTRLSASYVVMLLVVATGVLFGLWMQPIPAAAWTAGMLCIHAAMIRSCRRFLAAPSSPAATRAWRTRFVVLDLLYGLCWMAILIHPVLDLVTETLMVFLMLLVIAVSSMLAANLPIAAVAATAPVAVAMALSFVMTGSLDNYILAALALAAEGYFVLLAHRLHSSTFATLEARAEKDALIGELEQAKAISDEARHRAEAANVAKSRFLAQMSHELRTPLNAILGFSEVMKSEIFGAHAVPVYKEYSADIHNSGVHLLNLINEILDLSRIEAGRYELNEEAVSLVGIVADCHHLMKLRASSRGITIHEMFEQAMPRLWADERAIRQVVLNLLSNSIKFTPQGGEIWLKAGWTASGGQYLSVRDSGSGIPEDEIPVVLASFGQGSNSIKSAEQGAGLGLPIAKNLIDLHGGTFTLKSKLRIGTEVIVTFPPERVMSALAPLSDDSPPLQPEGSLVPDEKRRPRHKPIMSAGTGS from the coding sequence ATGAGTAACCCCGCTGAAAAGCCCGAGGTTGTGCAGCTTCCGGCCGAGCCGGTGAGCGCTCCATCGGCGAGCAGTCGAAGGGCTGCGGCGCAGCGGGTGCGCGAGGCGCGCGACAAGTTAACGTCGACCAGCGGAACCCGGCCCGCCTTCGACGCCGAGATGCTGCGCCAATATGCCCAGACGCGGCTGTCGGCATCCTATGTCGTGATGCTGCTGGTGGTCGCGACCGGCGTGCTGTTCGGGCTCTGGATGCAACCGATCCCGGCCGCAGCCTGGACCGCCGGCATGCTCTGCATCCACGCCGCCATGATCCGCAGCTGCCGTCGGTTCCTGGCCGCGCCCAGTTCTCCAGCGGCGACGCGCGCGTGGCGGACGCGTTTCGTCGTGCTCGACCTGCTCTACGGCCTGTGCTGGATGGCGATCCTGATCCATCCCGTGCTCGACTTGGTCACGGAAACGCTGATGGTTTTCCTGATGCTGCTGGTGATCGCAGTATCGAGCATGCTGGCCGCCAACCTGCCGATCGCCGCCGTTGCCGCCACCGCGCCGGTCGCCGTCGCGATGGCGCTGAGCTTCGTGATGACGGGCTCGCTGGACAATTACATCCTGGCGGCGCTCGCGCTCGCGGCCGAAGGCTATTTCGTGCTGCTGGCCCACCGCCTGCACTCCTCGACCTTCGCCACGCTCGAGGCGCGCGCCGAGAAGGACGCGCTGATCGGCGAGCTCGAACAGGCCAAGGCGATCTCGGACGAAGCACGCCACCGCGCCGAAGCCGCCAACGTCGCCAAGTCGCGTTTCCTCGCGCAGATGAGCCACGAGCTGCGCACGCCGCTGAACGCCATCCTCGGCTTCTCCGAGGTGATGAAGAGCGAGATTTTTGGCGCGCATGCGGTGCCGGTTTACAAGGAATATTCCGCCGACATCCATAATTCCGGCGTGCACCTGCTCAATCTCATCAACGAGATTCTCGATCTGTCCCGGATCGAAGCCGGACGCTATGAACTCAACGAGGAAGCGGTGTCGCTGGTCGGCATCGTCGCCGACTGCCACCATTTGATGAAGCTGCGCGCGTCCAGCCGCGGCATCACCATCCACGAGATGTTCGAGCAGGCCATGCCGCGGCTGTGGGCCGACGAGCGCGCGATCCGCCAGGTCGTGCTCAATCTCCTCTCAAACTCGATCAAATTCACCCCGCAGGGCGGCGAGATCTGGCTCAAGGCAGGATGGACCGCTTCAGGAGGACAATATCTCTCGGTGAGGGATTCCGGCTCCGGAATCCCCGAGGACGAGATTCCGGTCGTGCTCGCCTCGTTCGGCCAGGGCTCGAACTCGATCAAATCAGCCGAACAGGGCGCGGGCCTTGGCCTGCCCATCGCCAAGAATCTGATCGACCTACATGGCGGCACGTTCACGCTGAAATCGAAGCTGCGCATCGGCACCGAGGTGATCGTCACCTTCCCGCCGGAACGCGTGATGAGCGCGCTGGCACCGCTGTCGGACGATTCTCCGCCGCTCCAGCCGGAAGGTTCGCTCGTTCCCGACGAGAAGCGTCGGCCGCGACACAAGCCGATCATGAGCGCAGGCACGGGCTCTTAA
- a CDS encoding DUF1289 domain-containing protein, with protein MSKETPCVAVCMIDPKTKLCFGCGRTLPEIARWHAMDSAERLAIMALLPARMNQAGLAPIAASPKRT; from the coding sequence ATGAGCAAAGAAACGCCGTGCGTCGCCGTCTGCATGATCGATCCCAAGACCAAGCTGTGCTTCGGCTGCGGCCGGACCTTGCCGGAGATCGCGCGCTGGCACGCCATGGACAGCGCGGAACGGCTTGCGATCATGGCGCTGTTGCCGGCGCGCATGAATCAGGCGGGCCTCGCGCCGATCGCGGCATCACCCAAGCGTACCTGA
- a CDS encoding ABC transporter substrate-binding protein: MFARRTLLMAAAFTALSLGAAYPAAAVDLTMYYPVAVGGPVTKIVDDMVARFEKENSDIKVTAVYAGNYTDTMTKAMTAMKGGQPPQLSVLLSTDVFTLMDENAIVPFDDLVSDKAWFKEFYPAFMANGQIDGKTWSIPFQRSTIVLYWNKDAFKDAGLDPEKAPASWDEMTEMSKKLIKKDGSGNTTRWGVEIPTTGYGYWMLQALAIENGQKMMNEAGTEVHLSAPKTVAALDYWVDLSRKHNVMPAGSIDWATLRTDFLEGKTAMMWHTTGNLTAVKDAAKFPFGVAMLPAKERRGSPTGGGSFYIFKSASPEQQKAAVKFIQWMTAPERAAEWSMKTGYVAVSPAAYKTKAMEEYAKGFPQATVARDQLEHAVPELSVHENGRIYKFVNDAVQAAVTGSQKPQEALAAAQAQSDRVLRAAK, translated from the coding sequence ATGTTTGCTCGAAGAACACTGTTGATGGCCGCGGCGTTCACTGCCCTGTCGCTTGGCGCGGCTTATCCGGCGGCTGCGGTGGATTTGACCATGTATTATCCGGTCGCGGTGGGAGGTCCCGTCACCAAGATCGTTGACGATATGGTCGCGCGCTTCGAGAAGGAAAACTCCGACATCAAGGTGACGGCGGTTTATGCCGGCAATTACACCGATACGATGACCAAGGCGATGACCGCCATGAAGGGCGGCCAGCCGCCGCAGCTGTCGGTGTTGCTGTCGACCGACGTGTTCACGCTGATGGACGAGAACGCCATCGTTCCGTTCGACGACCTCGTCAGCGACAAGGCCTGGTTCAAGGAATTCTATCCGGCGTTCATGGCCAACGGTCAGATCGACGGCAAGACCTGGAGCATTCCGTTCCAGCGCTCGACCATCGTGCTGTACTGGAACAAGGATGCCTTCAAGGACGCCGGTCTCGATCCGGAGAAGGCGCCGGCGTCATGGGACGAAATGACCGAGATGTCGAAGAAGCTGATCAAGAAGGACGGCTCCGGCAACACGACACGCTGGGGTGTGGAGATCCCCACGACCGGTTATGGCTACTGGATGCTGCAGGCGCTCGCCATCGAAAACGGCCAGAAGATGATGAACGAGGCCGGCACAGAGGTCCACCTGAGCGCACCGAAGACGGTTGCCGCGCTCGACTATTGGGTCGATCTGTCCCGCAAGCACAATGTGATGCCTGCGGGCAGCATCGACTGGGCCACGCTGCGCACCGACTTCCTCGAAGGCAAGACCGCGATGATGTGGCACACGACCGGCAATCTCACGGCCGTCAAGGACGCCGCGAAATTCCCGTTCGGCGTGGCCATGCTCCCGGCAAAGGAGCGGAGGGGCTCGCCGACCGGCGGCGGCAGCTTCTACATCTTCAAGAGCGCATCACCCGAGCAGCAGAAGGCCGCCGTCAAGTTCATCCAATGGATGACGGCGCCGGAGCGCGCGGCAGAATGGAGCATGAAGACCGGCTATGTCGCCGTGTCGCCGGCCGCTTACAAGACCAAGGCGATGGAAGAGTACGCCAAGGGTTTCCCGCAGGCGACCGTCGCTCGCGATCAGCTTGAGCACGCGGTGCCGGAGCTCTCGGTTCACGAGAACGGCCGGATCTACAAGTTCGTCAATGACGCGGTGCAGGCCGCGGTCACCGGGTCTCAGAAACCGCAAGAGGCGCTGGCCGCCGCGCAGGCGCAGTCCGACCGCGTGCTGCGCGCTGCCAAGTAA
- a CDS encoding ABC transporter ATP-binding protein — translation MSAITLSHVSKFWGAMRAVDDVSLTADEGSLLVLLGPSGCGKSTTLRLIAGLEEADAGTISIGGADVTHLTPAQRKISMVFQSYALFPHLSVAENIVFGLRVRRVSRADRDARLKRVADIVGLSHLLERKPSQLSGGQRQRVALGRAIIAEARVCLMDEPLSNLDAKLRHEMRTEIRALQQRLGMTMVYVTHDQTEAMTMADRVVLMRDGKIEQNGTPEELYNRPATAFTARFIGTPPMNLVRQGDHLIGVRPEHVQIGAGGDHAARVKAVEHLGADSIVLCEIDGQPISVRLEGFSKVQPGEDVRIAWNAAHEHRFDSKSEVRLDDIANEDRLAASAR, via the coding sequence ATGTCGGCGATCACGCTGAGCCACGTCTCGAAGTTCTGGGGCGCGATGCGCGCCGTCGACGACGTCAGCCTGACGGCGGACGAAGGTTCGCTGCTGGTCCTGCTGGGGCCGTCCGGATGCGGCAAGTCCACCACACTCCGCCTGATCGCCGGGCTCGAAGAGGCCGATGCTGGCACGATCAGCATTGGCGGCGCCGATGTCACCCATCTTACGCCTGCGCAGCGGAAAATTTCGATGGTCTTCCAGTCCTACGCGTTGTTTCCGCATTTGAGCGTGGCCGAGAACATTGTGTTCGGTCTGCGTGTGCGGCGGGTTTCGCGGGCTGATCGCGATGCGCGGCTCAAGCGCGTCGCCGATATCGTCGGTCTCAGTCATCTTCTTGAACGCAAGCCGTCACAATTGTCAGGCGGTCAGCGCCAGCGTGTCGCGCTAGGGCGGGCGATCATCGCGGAAGCTCGCGTCTGCCTGATGGACGAGCCGCTCTCCAATCTCGACGCCAAGCTGCGTCACGAGATGCGAACCGAGATCCGGGCGCTGCAGCAGCGCCTCGGCATGACGATGGTCTATGTGACACACGATCAGACGGAGGCCATGACGATGGCCGACCGTGTCGTGCTGATGCGCGACGGCAAGATCGAGCAGAACGGCACGCCGGAAGAACTCTATAACCGCCCCGCAACGGCTTTTACCGCGCGGTTCATCGGCACGCCGCCTATGAATCTCGTCCGCCAGGGCGATCACCTCATCGGCGTGCGGCCGGAGCACGTCCAGATCGGCGCCGGCGGCGACCATGCCGCACGCGTCAAGGCTGTGGAGCATCTCGGCGCCGACAGCATCGTTCTCTGCGAGATCGATGGGCAGCCGATCTCCGTGCGGCTGGAGGGGTTCAGCAAGGTGCAGCCGGGCGAGGATGTCAGGATCGCCTGGAATGCCGCGCATGAGCATCGTTTCGATTCGAAATCGGAAGTCAGGCTCGACGACATCGCGAACGAAGACCGGTTGGCCGCATCCGCTCGATGA
- a CDS encoding DeoR/GlpR family DNA-binding transcription regulator: MLSTPTERQANILEIVRGEGFASIEQLATRFDVTQQTIRRVVNALCDQGLLRRIHGGVSLPVQNQNLAYGSRQGLNADAKQRIARATARFIPDGASLMIGLGTTPEYVAQALSHRQDLRIITNSLNVAAAFAQNPDVEISIAGGTLRPLDRDIVGEAAARFFSGFRADFGIFGVGGVDQDGTLLDFHAAEVQARQSIVANSRTAVLVADTTKFGRNATVRGGHLDDCHHLFTDGPLPAAFATIAAKYSDRIRATNDARPD; the protein is encoded by the coding sequence ATGCTCAGCACGCCCACCGAACGTCAGGCCAACATTCTCGAGATTGTGCGCGGCGAAGGTTTCGCCTCGATCGAGCAACTTGCGACGCGGTTCGACGTCACGCAGCAAACCATCCGCCGCGTCGTCAATGCGCTCTGCGATCAGGGATTGCTGCGCCGGATCCATGGGGGCGTCAGCCTGCCCGTCCAGAACCAGAACCTCGCCTATGGCAGCAGGCAGGGACTGAACGCCGACGCCAAGCAGCGCATTGCGCGCGCGACCGCACGGTTCATTCCTGACGGAGCGTCACTGATGATCGGGCTCGGCACCACGCCCGAATATGTGGCGCAGGCGCTATCTCATCGTCAGGATCTTCGTATCATCACCAACAGCTTGAATGTTGCGGCCGCGTTCGCGCAGAATCCCGACGTGGAGATTTCGATCGCGGGCGGCACACTCCGACCGCTCGACCGGGATATCGTCGGCGAAGCGGCCGCACGCTTCTTTTCGGGATTTCGCGCCGATTTTGGCATCTTCGGCGTCGGTGGCGTTGACCAGGATGGCACGCTGCTGGATTTCCACGCCGCTGAAGTTCAGGCTAGGCAATCAATCGTCGCCAATTCGCGCACCGCGGTGCTGGTCGCCGACACCACGAAGTTCGGCCGCAACGCGACCGTGCGAGGCGGGCATCTCGACGACTGTCACCATCTGTTCACTGACGGTCCGTTACCGGCAGCGTTTGCGACCATCGCCGCGAAGTATAGCGACCGCATCCGCGCGACAAATGATGCCCGCCCGGACTAG
- the dusA gene encoding tRNA dihydrouridine(20/20a) synthase DusA: MMDWTDRHCRVFHRHLTRRALLYTEMLTTGAIIHGDRERLLGFDVCEHPVALQLGGSDPHELAQAARIGEAFGYDEINLNVGCPSDRVKDGRFGACLMAEPELVARCVEAMKAAVAVPVTVKCRIGIDDQDPEVALDTLASAVVASGCDALIVHARKAWLNGLSPKENRDIPPLDYDRVYRLKRAMPGVPVIINGGIRSIDEAKVHLAHVDGVMLGRAAYQEPWRLLGTDADVFGEASPHVSMQDALEAMMPYIEEQLARGTRLHAITRHFVGAFHAVPGARAFRRHLAEQGVKPGAGLDVLRDAIARVGTRAPAEAAA, from the coding sequence ATGATGGATTGGACTGACCGGCATTGCCGGGTGTTCCACCGTCACCTGACGCGGCGGGCGCTGCTCTATACGGAGATGCTGACCACGGGCGCCATCATTCACGGCGACCGGGAGCGGCTGCTTGGGTTCGACGTGTGCGAGCATCCGGTGGCGCTTCAGCTTGGCGGGTCGGATCCGCACGAGCTCGCGCAGGCCGCGCGGATCGGCGAGGCGTTCGGTTATGACGAGATCAATCTCAATGTCGGCTGTCCCTCCGATCGCGTGAAGGATGGCCGCTTCGGCGCCTGCCTGATGGCCGAGCCGGAGCTGGTGGCGCGATGCGTCGAGGCGATGAAGGCTGCAGTCGCCGTTCCCGTCACGGTGAAATGCCGCATCGGCATCGACGATCAGGATCCGGAGGTCGCGCTCGATACGCTCGCGTCCGCGGTGGTGGCGTCCGGCTGCGATGCGCTGATCGTGCACGCGCGGAAGGCCTGGCTCAACGGCCTGTCGCCGAAGGAGAACCGCGACATCCCGCCGCTCGATTATGATCGGGTCTACCGGCTCAAGCGCGCGATGCCTGGCGTGCCCGTCATCATCAATGGCGGCATTCGGAGCATCGACGAGGCCAAGGTGCATCTGGCCCATGTCGACGGCGTGATGCTCGGCCGCGCCGCCTATCAGGAGCCGTGGCGGCTGCTTGGCACCGATGCCGACGTCTTCGGCGAGGCGTCACCGCACGTCTCCATGCAGGACGCACTCGAGGCGATGATGCCCTACATCGAAGAACAGCTGGCGCGCGGCACCCGGCTGCACGCGATCACGCGGCATTTCGTCGGCGCATTCCACGCCGTGCCCGGGGCGCGCGCATTCCGTCGGCATCTCGCCGAGCAGGGGGTGAAGCCGGGCGCCGGTCTCGACGTGCTGCGCGATGCGATCGCGCGTGTCGGTACACGTGCGCCCGCGGAGGCGGCGGCCTAA
- a CDS encoding carbohydrate ABC transporter permease: protein MTDATAASPIPERREPSQAWWNAVNAWLLLLPAAVLLIAFTHYPILATIRHSLFITKRNGTEIFVGPDSYQAMAADPIFWKALINNFWFALGTIPTSIALALIMAIWVNRNMRGRGFLRLAYFTPTVLPMIAVANIWLFFYTPDYGLLDQLRGLFGLGGWNWLGDPSTVMGCLIVMVIWKEAGFFMIFYLAALQQLSPDLEEAASIEGASRWYTFRRITFPLLMPTTLFVAINAVINSFKLVDHLVIMTKGGPNNASTLLLYYIYEVAFTFQDSSYAATLTVVLLLLLSAVALVKFGYLDRRIHYQ, encoded by the coding sequence ATGACCGACGCCACCGCCGCATCGCCAATTCCCGAACGCCGCGAGCCGTCGCAGGCTTGGTGGAATGCCGTGAATGCGTGGCTGTTGCTGTTGCCGGCGGCGGTGTTGCTCATTGCCTTCACGCATTATCCGATCCTCGCGACGATCCGGCATTCGCTGTTCATCACGAAGCGCAACGGCACCGAGATCTTCGTCGGCCCCGACAGCTACCAGGCCATGGCGGCCGATCCGATCTTCTGGAAAGCGCTGATCAACAATTTCTGGTTCGCGCTCGGCACCATCCCGACCTCGATCGCACTCGCGCTGATCATGGCGATCTGGGTCAATCGCAACATGCGCGGCCGCGGCTTTCTGCGCCTCGCCTACTTCACGCCGACCGTGCTGCCGATGATCGCGGTTGCCAACATCTGGCTGTTCTTTTATACGCCGGATTACGGCCTGCTCGATCAGCTGCGTGGATTGTTCGGTCTTGGTGGCTGGAATTGGCTCGGCGATCCCTCCACGGTGATGGGCTGTCTGATCGTGATGGTGATCTGGAAGGAGGCCGGATTCTTCATGATCTTCTATCTTGCCGCGCTCCAGCAGCTCTCGCCGGATCTCGAGGAGGCCGCCTCGATCGAAGGCGCGAGCCGCTGGTACACGTTCCGCCGGATCACCTTCCCGCTATTGATGCCGACCACGCTGTTCGTGGCGATCAACGCTGTTATCAACTCGTTCAAGCTCGTCGACCACCTTGTCATCATGACCAAGGGCGGCCCGAACAACGCCAGTACGCTGCTGCTCTATTACATCTATGAGGTCGCCTTCACGTTTCAGGATTCGTCCTATGCGGCAACGCTGACGGTGGTGCTGCTGTTGCTGCTGAGCGCGGTGGCGCTGGTCAAGTTCGGCTATCTCGATCGCAGGATCCACTACCAATGA
- a CDS encoding endonuclease/exonuclease/phosphatase family protein has protein sequence MRLLTWNIQCGKGCDGVTDLARIVRIARETCDADVFCFQEVSTSFSRHDGGSDQSAKLAALLPGYMPVFRPAIETVDRTGGLHRFGNMTLSRLPVVQISNHILPWPRAGTGRSMRRHALEVTVEAAFGPVRIVNTHLEYHSVAQREAQIVRLLELQEDASTSPKAPTGAPDEPYESQTVAASSLMCGDFNFDVTEPQHAMIDRSSRSGLNYRDAWSVVRGGGQRSPTCGLYDHVQWTAGPDCRDFIFATEDLAGRLSKIDVNGQTDASDHQPVWIELADNMQVQRTRPDSG, from the coding sequence ATGCGGCTCCTGACCTGGAACATTCAATGCGGCAAGGGCTGCGACGGCGTGACCGATCTCGCACGAATCGTCAGGATCGCCAGGGAGACGTGCGACGCGGATGTCTTCTGTTTCCAGGAGGTGAGTACCAGCTTCTCCAGGCATGATGGGGGGAGCGATCAGAGCGCCAAGCTCGCTGCGCTGCTGCCGGGCTACATGCCGGTCTTCCGGCCGGCGATCGAAACCGTCGACCGGACAGGCGGGCTGCATCGCTTCGGCAACATGACTCTGTCGCGCCTGCCGGTCGTTCAGATCAGCAATCACATTCTGCCCTGGCCGCGCGCCGGCACGGGACGCAGCATGCGGCGCCATGCGCTGGAGGTGACGGTCGAGGCGGCTTTCGGCCCGGTGCGCATCGTCAACACGCATCTCGAGTATCATTCGGTCGCTCAGCGCGAAGCTCAGATCGTGCGTTTGCTGGAGTTGCAAGAGGATGCATCGACCAGTCCGAAGGCGCCGACCGGAGCGCCCGACGAGCCCTATGAGAGCCAGACGGTCGCGGCGTCGAGCTTGATGTGCGGCGACTTCAATTTCGACGTGACCGAGCCTCAGCACGCAATGATCGATCGGTCGAGCCGGTCTGGGCTCAATTACCGTGACGCCTGGTCGGTCGTTCGTGGGGGCGGGCAGAGGTCGCCCACCTGCGGGCTGTACGACCACGTTCAATGGACCGCGGGACCCGATTGCCGCGACTTCATTTTCGCGACGGAAGATCTGGCCGGTCGTCTTAGCAAGATTGATGTCAACGGTCAGACCGATGCTTCTGACCATCAGCCGGTTTGGATCGAACTGGCGGATAACATGCAGGTCCAGCGGACCCGACCGGACAGTGGCTGA